GGTGCCCCACCGTGGCCGGTGCGCGGCACCTGCCGGGCGGTTGGTGACCCGTTGCGGTCTGGGCGGTGCGTGCCGGGGGTGCTGCCCCGCCCCGGCTGGGCGGTGCTCTCGTACGGGTCTGCTGTCCCGCTGCGGCCGGCCGGTGTTCTCCTACGGGCCCGCTGCCCCGCTGCGGCCTGGGCGTTGCCTGGAGGGCGGGCGCCGACCCGCTGTGGCCGGTGCGCGGCCCTTGCCGGGACGTTGCTGCCCCGTCGCGGTCTGGGCGGTGCCTGTCAGGCTGGCGTCAACCCCGTCGCGGCGTGGTGTGCGACCACTGTCGGGCGGGCGCTGCCCCGCTGCGGTCTGGGCGACGCCTGTCGGGCGGGCGCTGTCACGCCGCAGCCGATGCGCGACCCCTGCCGGGCGGTTGCTGGCCCGGTGTGGTCCGGGCGGTGCCTGTCGGACGCGCCTCAACCCGTCGCGGCCGCGCGCCCCCTGTCGGGCGGGCGCTGACCTGGCGTGGCGGGTGCGCGGCGCCCGGTCAGGCGGTTCCTGACCCGCCGCAGTGGGTGCCGGCGCCTGTCGGGCGGGCGCTGACCTGGCGTGGCGGGTGCGCGGCCACTGTCGGATGGGCGCCGATCCGTCGCGGGCCGGGCGGTGCCCCGGTCTGACGGGCGCTGCCCCGCTGCGGCCTGGGTGGTGCCCGCCCGGCCGTTGCTGACCGCCGTGCCCGGCGCTGGGCCTGCTGACCCGCCGTGTGCCCAGCCGGTGCCTCCGTCCGGCGAGCGCCCACCCGCCGGAGCCGGTGCGCGGTGCCTGTCCGGCGCCAGCCGGCCCGCCGCGTCCTGGGTGGTGCCCCCGTCCGGGGGCGCCCGCCCACCGCAGCCCGTGCGCGGCCCCCGTACGGCGGATGCTCCCGCCGCCCCGCGCGGCGCGTCGTGTCGTGCGGGGCGCACGCCGGAGCGAGGGGTCGTAGACTGGTCGGTCCAATGCAGGCCGGTCGCGTACCTCCACCGGGAGATCCCGGCGGGGGAGCGCGGCCGGCCTTCTCGTCCCCGATGGAGGTGTGCCGGATGACCAGTACGGTCCCCGCGTCCCTGACCCGAACGGCCGACGGGTCGGCCCTGCAGGCCGTGTTCCTCGACATGGACGGCACCCTGGTGGACACCGAGGGCTTCTGGTGGGACGTGGAGGTCGCGGTCTTCCGGGACCTCGGACACGAGCTGGACGAGTCCTGGCGGGACATCGTCGTCGGCGGGCCCATGACCCGCAGCGCGGGCTACCTCATCGAGGCCACGGGCGCCGCCATCACCCTCCCGGAACTGACCACGCTCCTCAACGACCGCTTCGAGGAGCGCATCGACGACGGCGTGCCGCTCATGCCGGGCGCCGCCCGCCTCCTGGCCGAGCTGACCGAGCACGCCGTGCCCACGGCGCTGGTCTCCGCCTCGCACCGCCGCATCATCGACCGGGTCCTGGCCTCCCTGGGCGCCGACCACTTCACCCTCACGGTCGCGGGCGACGAGGTGCCCCGTACGAAGCCGCACCCCGACCCGTATCTGCTCGCCGCCCGCCGCGTCGGCGCCGACCCGGCCAGATGCGCCGTGGTCGAGGACACGGCCACCGGAGTCGCCGCCGCCGAGGCCGCCGGCTGCCGGGTCGTGGCCGTCCCCTCCCTCGCCCCCATCGCGCCCGCCGACGGCCGGGTCGTGGTCGGTTCCCTGGAGGAAGTCGATCTAAGATTTCTGCGCGCTTTGATCACCGGAATGGACTGAGCCGCGCACCCAGCGTCGCCCGTTGAATTGCGGTAAAACTCTGGGCGTCGAGGCGTGCCTTTTCCGTGACGGGGCACAGGGCCGTTTCGCGTGACCTTGCTCACTCAGCGTGGCGCGGAAGGCTCGTCCGCAACCGCACACATGCCCGGATCGGTCCGCTTCGGGCGTGCCATGTGTCCGGATTCAACAGGTCATGCACCAAACATTCCTCCGTTACCGAGGGGTACGGTCACGGTAGGAGATCGGTTTCTGACACTCCCTCAACTTCTCTCCGGTCAGGGATGCGTGGCGGTGCCATTAATCTTTTCGCCGAGCACTCCCGCCGCTCTTTCCCTCGGGTGCGCGGCCGCCACAAAGCGGCCGTGTGCCACGGGGTCGATCGCTCGTATCCCGGCCCGATCGCCGCGCCCCACCCGGGCGCCCGCGGCGGAGGCTCCGCACACGCACCACCCCCGTGCCGGACCAGGAGTACGACCCATGAACCGCAAGACCTTGGCGCTGCCGGCGATCGCCGGACTGCTGGCCCCGCTCCTCGCCGCCTGCGGCAGCGACACGAGCGGCGCCTCCGGCGGCAGCGACATCGTCGTCGGGACGACCGACCGGTTCGCCTCGTCCGCCGAGTCCCCGGCGCCCTTCGACCCGGCGTACGCGTACGACAGCGGCGTCTGGAACGTGCTCCGCCAGACCGTCCAGACCCTCACGCGCATCCCGCGCGGCGGCGGCCGCCCCGTCCCCGACGCCGCCTCCCAGTGCCAGTTCACCGACCGGCTCAGCCAGAGCTACCGCTGCTTGCTCCGCGAGGACCTCGTCTTCTCCGACGGCAAGCCGGTGACCGCCCGCGACGTCAAGTACTCCATCGAGCGCGTCCTGGCCATCAAGTCGGACAACGGCGCCTCCGGCCTCCTCTCCACCATCGACACGATCGAGGCCAAGGGCTACCACGAGGTCGTCTTCCACCTGAAGACGCCCGACGCCACCTTCCCGTACAAGCTGGCCACGCCCGTCGCGGGCATCGTCAGCAGCGACAAATACGGCGCCACCGAACTCCGCGAGGGCTTCCAGGTGGACGGCTCCGGCCCGTACACGATGCGCCCCCACGTCCGCGACGGGCGCCTGGTCGGTGTGGCCTTCACCCGGAACCCCCGCTACAAGGGCGACGTGAAGGTCCGCAACGAGAGCGTCGAACTGCGCACCTTCGACAACGCCGACGCCATGGCCAAGGCGCTCAAGGCCGGCGACATCGACATGATGACCCGCACGCTGGAGCCCGAGCAGATCAAGGAGTTCGAGAACGACCGGCAGGAGGGCATCAAGCTCACCGAGGTCCCCGGCCTGGAGATCCGCTACCTCGCCTTCAACACCAAGGCCCCCGTCGTCAAGGACAAGGCCGTACGCCAGGCCATCGCCGCCCTCGTCGACCGCGACCGCATCACGAGCAACGTGTACGGCCAGACGGCGAGGCCGCTGTACTCGCTGATCCCCTCCACGATCGTCACGCACAGCAGCTCGTTCTTCAACAAGTACGGCGAGCCCAGCCGCGAGAAGGCCGCCGCCCTGCTGCGCGAGGCGCACATCGACACCCCGGTCGAGCTGACCCTGCACTACACGACCGACCACTACGGCGCCGCCACCGCCAAGGAGTTCGCCGCCCTGCGCGACCAGCTCAACGAGAGCGGCCTGTTCGACGTGACCGTCAAGGGCAGCGAGTGGTCCGAGTTCCGGCCCGCCCAGAAGCGCGGCGACTACGCCGTCTACGGACTGGGCTGGTTCCCCGACTTCCCCGACCCGGACAACTACATCGCGCCGTTCCTTGACGCCGACAACTTCCTCAACACGCCCTATGTGAACGAGGAGGCCCGCGAGCGGCTCATCCCCGCCTCGCGCCGGGAGGCCGACCGCGCCGCCGCGGACCCCTCGTTCCAGCGGCTCCAGGACATCGTCGCCGAAGACGTCCCGTTCCTCCCGCTGTGGCAGGGCAAGCAGTACGTCGCCTCCCGCGACACCCTCTCCGGCGTCGAATGGGCCCTCAACACCTCCTCGGACCTGCAGCTCTGGGAGCTCGGCCGAGGTATCGCCTGACCCCTGCTGTACCAAGAGATCCAGAGGCAAGGTTCCAGTGAAGGCACACAACAAGTGGCTGACGGCCCCGCTCGCCGCGGGGCTCGCCGCCGCCACGCTCAGCGGCTGCGGCACCGACCAGGGCTCGGGCGCCGGTGGCGCCGGGACGATCGTCGTCGGCATGTCCGACGAAGTCCTGGCCACCGATCCCGCCACTGGGTACGACCCCGGCTCGTGGCTGCTGTTCAACAACGTCTTCCAGTCCCTGCTGAGCTTCCCCAAGGGCGCCACCACGCCCCAGCCGGAAGCCGCCGAGAGCTGCGACTTCGAGAAGGGCGCCAGCCGGGTCTACCGCTGCACCCTCCGCGACGGCCTGAAGTTCAGCAACGGCAACCCGCTCACCTCGGAGGACGTGAAGTTCTCCTTCGAGCGCGCCCTGAAGATCAACGACGAGAACGGTCCCGGCCCGCTCCTCTCCACGATCGACAAGATCGAGACCCCGGACGAGAGGACCGTCGTCTTCACCCTCAAGGTGCCCGACGCCACCTTCCCCAGCAAGATCGCCTCCGGCGCCGGCTCCATCGTGGACCACCGGGAGTACCGGGCCGACGGCCTGCGCACGGACGGCAAGGCCGTCGGATCCGGCCCGTACAGGCTGGAGTCCTTCAGCGACGACAGGGCCGTCTTCTCCGTCAACCCGGACTACAAGGGCACCGCCAAGATCAAGAACAACGGCATCACGCTGAAGTTCTACAAGGGCGACCGCAAGGCCCTCGCGGAGGGACTGACCAAGGGCGAGATCGACGTCGCCTACCGGGGCCTCGCCTCGGACGACATCCAGAAGCTCAACGACTCGCCAACGGCCGGTCAGAAGGGCATCCAGGTCATCGAGGGCTCCAGCGCCGAGGTCCAGCACCTGGTCTTCAACATGAAGGACCCGGTCGCCGGAAAGCTCGGCGTCCGCAAGGCCATCGCCCACCTGGTGGACCGCCAGGCGCTCGTCCACGACGTCTACGAGTCCACCGCGACCCCGCTGTACTCGATCGTCCCGGCCGGCATCCTCGGCCACAACACCGCCTTCTTCGACCGCTACGGCGACCGCCCGCAGCCCGACCTGGCCAAGAAGGCCCTGCGGGACGAGGGCATCAAGGACCCGGTCAAGATCACCCTGTACTCCACGCCCAGCCGCTACGGCCCGGGCACGGACGAGCAGATCCGCGCCATCGCCAAGCAGCTCAACGACAGCGGGCTGTTCCAGGCCGACGTGAAGTCCGTCGAGTACGACCAGTACGAGAAGGACATCGAGGCCGGCAAGTACGGCGTCTACGTCAAGGGCTGGGTGCCCGACTACCCGGACCCCGACAACTTCACGCAGCCGTTCTTCGGCGAGGGCAACGTCCTCGGCAACCACTACGAGAACACCAAGATCACCGGCCAGATCATCCCGGACACCGCGGCCGCCGCCGACCGCGCCTCCGCCCAGGACGACTTCGACCGGCTCCAGAACCTCGTCGCCGAGGACATCCCGCTGCTCCCGCTCTGGCAGGCCAAGCAGTACGCCGTCGCCCACAACACGATCACCGGCCTGGAGTGGACGCTCGACGCCTCCACGGTGTTCAGGTTCTGGGAGATCAAGAAGGGCTGACGCCCGGCGTCGCGCCCGGCCGCGCCGAACGGGGTCGGGTGCGACGGCCGTACGCCGGTGCCCCCGTGGTGGTCCACCACGGGGGCACCGGCGTCTTGCGTACGACGAGGCGCTCGCGGGCAGCTCGTACGCCACGACAGCCGGGCGCCGCCTCCCGGAGCGCCAGCGGGGCACGCGGGAACCATGGAGCACTCCTCGCACGCGGTCCTCACGAGGTGCCGTGAGCCGTACCCCTTCCGGCCCTCGGGAGGCCGCACGCCCCGTACGTACGTTGCCCCCCTGGACGGAGCCGGGTCTCGCCCCGTACGGCGGCCCGCGGTACGAGGTCCACGCGCCGGGGATGCGGCGCGCCCGCGCAAGCCGCCGTCTTCCTGGTGAGCCACCTGCCCGCCCCTGGACGGGGAACCGCCCGCCACGGCGCGGGCACCGCGTCCAGTCGCCGAACGGCCAACGTGCCCCGCAGGCCGCCGCCCCCACCGCCATCGCCCTTGCGGGCCACCCGGCCACGCCGCCCGCAGCGCCTCCGCGCCAGGGGCCCGCCGCTCCGGCCACGCGCCGGCCCGCACGCAGCCGGGCCCGGCGCAGCTCTCGCACCGGACGCGTACGCACTCGGACCCAGCGCAGCCCGTCGGGCCTCACCACCAGGTACCGGCGCAGTCCCGCTCCTGGGCGGCGGGCCCAGCTCACTGCCCCCGACCCAGCGCACCCACGCCCCGGGTCCCCGGGCCTCGCCACCAGGGGCCGTCGCAGCCCCCTACCGGTCCGGTGCCGCCGGCCCGGCGGCACCCACACGCCCCGGGTCCCAGCGGCGCCAGGCCCGCCCCGGCGCACCGGCACCCAGGCCCCGCGCGACCCGCCGGGCGCGGGCCCCTACCGGTCCTGGGCGCCCGGCCGGACCAGGCCGCTCTCGTACGCGTACACCGCCGCCTGAACCCGGTCCCGCAGGCCCAGCTTGGTCAGCACATGACCCACATGCGTCTTGACCGTCGTCTCCGACACGAACAGGTCCGCGGCGATCTCCGCGTTCGACAGTCCCCGCGCCACCAGCTTCAGCACCTCCACCTCGCGGTCCGTCAAGGTGTTCAGCGCGTCCGGCACCGGCTCGTCCCCCGACGGCAGGTGGTCCGCGTACTTGTCCAGCAGCCGCCGCGTGATGCTCGGCGCCAGCATCGCCTCACCGGCCGCCACCACCCGGATCGCCTGCACCAGCTCGTTCGCCGGGGCGTCCTTCAGCAGGAAGCCGCTCGCGCCCGCCCGCAGCGCCTCCACGACGTACTCGTCCAGGTCGAACGTCGTCAGGACCAGCACCTTCGCCGGTCCGTCCCGCCCCGGCCCCGTGATCTGCCGAGTCGCCTCCACACCGTCCATGCGCGGCATCCGGATGTCCATCAGCACCACGTCCGGCTGGAGCGCCCGCACCTGGTCGAGCGCCTGGAGGCCGTCCCCGGCCTCGCCCACCACGGCCAGATCCTGCTCCGCCTCCAGAATCATCCGGAAACCGGTGCGCAGCAGCGGCTGGTCGTCTACCAGTAGGACGCGGATGGCCACGGGCACTCCTCAAGAGATCGCTGGTCCCGGCCCATTCTGCCCCGGCCCGGTGGACTGCACCGGCAGCGGGTAGACCGGGGGAGTCCCGCCGAACTCCGGACAGAACGCCCGGTGGTCGCACCAGCCGCACAGCTTCGTCGGCCGGGGCCGCCAGTCGCCCGTCTCCGTCGCCTTCCGGATCGCGTCCCACAGCGCCAGCAGCTTCCGCTCCACCCGCCGCAGGTCCGCCATCACCGGGTCGTACGTCACCACGTCCCCGCTGCCCAGGTACACCAGCTGCAACCGGCGCGGCAGCACCCCCTTCAGCCGCCACACGACCAGCGCGTAGAACGTCATCTGGAACAGCGCGCTGTCGCCGTACTCCGGGCGCGGCGCCTTGCCCGTCTTGTAGTCCACGATCCGCACCTCGCCCGACGGCGCCACGTCCACCCGGTCGATCACGCCCCGCAGCCGCAGCCCCGACTCCAGCTCGGTCTCCACGAACAGCTCGCGCTCCGCGGGCTCCAACCGCGTCGGGTCCTCCAGCGTGAACCACCGCTCGACGAGCTCCTCGGCCTCCCGCAGCCAGCGCGCCAGCCGCTCCCCGTCCTCGTCGTCCTCGAACAGCGACTCCAGCTCCGGCCGGGACTCCAGCAGCCGCGACCACTGCCCCGGCACCATCGCCCGCGCCTTCGGAGCCGTACGCTCCGCCGCCGGGTCGTCGAAGAGACGCTCCAGCACCGCGTGCACCAGCGTGCCCCGCGTCGCCGCCGGGCTGGGCTTCTCCGGAAGCTTGTCGATCACCCGGAACCGGTACAGCAGGGGACACTGCATGAAGTCACTGGCACGGGACGGCGAGAGCGACACGGGCGGCCGCGGGCTCGACAGGGAGGGCTGCGGGCTCGAAGTCATGTCTCAGACCCTACGACCCGCCACCGACAGCCGTCGGCATACCATCGACGGCAGACCATCACACACTGCATGATCGAGCGGGAAACACCCCACTCCCACCCCCCCCACGCCGAAGGGAACCCGTGAACCAGGACGACGAGAGCGGCGAGAGCACGCGCCCGCGGTCCGAGCCCGCCGGAAAGAGCCCCGGTCCCGCCAAGCGGCGCCCCGCCGACGGCGGCGGCCTCCTCATGGGCCGGATCTTCGGCGTGCCCGTCTACGTCGCCCCCAGCTGGTTCCTCGTCGCCGCCCTCATCACCTGGGTCTTCGGCGGCCAGCTCGACCGCGTCCTGCCCGAGCTGGGCAACCTCCGCTATCTGGTCTCGCTCTTCTTCGCCGTCGCGTTCTACGCCTCCGTCCTCGTGCACGAGCTGGCCCACACGGTCGCCGCGCTCCGCTTCAAGCTGCCGGTCCGCCGCATCCAGCTCCAGTTCTTCGGCGGCGTCTCCGAGATCGAGAAGGAGTCCGAGACCCCCGGCCGCGAGTTCGTCCTCGCCTTCGTCGGCCCGCTGCTCTCCCTGGTGCTCGCCGGAGCCTTCTACGCGGGTCTGCACGCCGTGGAGCCCGGCACGGTCCCCTTCGTCCTCCTCGCCGGCCTGACGATCTCCAATCTGATCGTCGCCGCCTTCAACGCCCTGCCCGGCCTCCCCCTCGACGGCGGCCGCATGCTCCGCGCCGTCGTCTGGAAGATCACCGGCAAGCCCATGAGCGGCACCATCGCCGCCGCCTGGGCCGGCCGCGCCCTCGCCGTCACCGTCCTCATCGGCCTGCCCCTGCTCACGCAGACCGGCGCCCTCGGCGACGGCAGGGACCTCAGCGGCATGGACACGGTCATGGACGCGCTCCTCGCCGCCATCCTCGCCGCGATCATCTGGACCGGCGCGGGCAACAGCCTCCGCATGGCCCGCCTCCGCGAGCGCCTCCCCGACCTGCGGGCCCGCACGCTGACCCGGCGCGCCGTCCCCGTACCGCCCGACACGCCCCTGTCCGAGGCGCTGCGCCGCGCCAACGAGGCGGGCGCCCGCGCCATCGTCGTGGTGGACGGCCAGGGCGAGCCCACGGCCCTCGTCCGCGAGACCGCCATCGTCGGCGTCCCCCAGCACCGCCGCCCCTGGGTCGCCGTCAGCGGCCTCGCCCAGGACCTCACCGACGGCATGCGGGTCCCCGCCGACCTCGCCGGGGAGCCGCTCCTCGACAAGCTCCGCGAGACCCCCGCCACCGAGTACCTCGTGGTCGAGGACACCGGCGAGGTGTACGGGGTGCTGTCCACCGCCGACGTCGAGCGCGCCTTCGTCCAGGCCATGGCCCGCCCCGGCACCACCCGCCCGTAGCCCGCGTCGCCGCCCGCCGCCCCGGCACACTCCCGAGGCGGCCGTGGTCGGGGCCCGTGCCACCGCCGGGTACCCTGGTCACATGTCCGAACCGACTGGTGCCGCCCGCCGTCGCGGGCCCTTCAAGGTCGGGGACCAGGTCCAGCTCACCGACCCCAAGGGACGCCACTACACGTTCACGCTCGAGGCCGGGAAGAACTTCCACACCCACAAGGGTTCCTTCCCGCACGACGAGCTGATCGGCGCCCCCGAGGGCAGTGTTGTCCGAACCACGGGAAACGTCGCCTACCTCGCGCTGCGCCCCCTGCTCCCCGACTACGTCCTGTCCATGCCCCGCGGGGCCGCAGTCGTCTACCCGAAGGACGCGGGCCAGATCCTCGCCTTCGCCGACATCTTCCCCGGCGCCCGCGTCGTGGAGGCCGGTGTCGGCTCGGGCTCGCTGAGCAGCTTCCTGCTCCGCGCCATCGGCGACAGCGGCATGCTCCACTCCTACGAGCGCCGCGAGGACTTCGCGGAGATCGCCAAGGCGAACGTGGAGCGCTACTTCGGCGGCCCCCACCCCGCCTGGCAGCTCACCGTGGGCGACCTCCAGGACAATCTGTCGGACACCGACGTCGACCGCGTCATCCTCGACATGCTCGCCCCCTGGGAGTGCCTGGAGGCCGTCTCCAAGGCCCTCGTCCCCGGCGGCATCCTCTGCTGCTACGTGGCGACGACCACCCAGCTCGCGCGGACCGTCGAGTCCATCCGCGAGATCGGCTGCTACGCCGAGCCGCAGCCGTGGGAGTCGATGATCCGCAACTGGCACGTCGAGGGCCTGGCCGTCCGCCCGGACCACCGGATGATCGGCCACACCGGCTTCCTCGTCACCGCCCGCCGCCTCGCGGACGGCGTCGAGCCGCCCATGCGCCGCCGCCGCCCCGCCAAGGGCGCCTACGGCGACGACTACGAAGGCCCCAACAAGGGCTGACCCGCACCACAACGCGACAGCGCCGCCCCCGAGTTGCCCCGCCGTACGGGAAACTCCGGGGCGGCGCGGCCGTGTTCACCCGGTGCCCGCCCGACACCCGTACCGGCCCCTCCCGATGGCGGCCCCCACCCCCCGCTACCCGGCACCTGTGACGTGTGGCACGATGCTGGCCACTCCCCCCGGCGACAGCCCACAGCCACCGCACGACCACAGGAGACAACCCGCGTGCAGACCTCCGACCTCCCGGACCTCGCGCACACCCACGCCCGCCCCACGCACTGGCTCGCGACCGCCGCCGCCATGGCCGGGGTCATCGCCCTGGCCGGCCTCGTGCAGCCCGACGCGGCCACCGCCACCGACCCCGCCGCCGGTCCCGCCAACGCGCACGCCGCCGCCGCGCCCGCGCCCGACGCGGCCACCGCCGCATACCCGCTGACCTGCACCGGAGTGCCCACCGCCGTGCCCAAAACCGCCACCGGCGACCTCGACGGGGACGGCCGCCCCGAGACCGTCGCCGCCGCCCACTGCCGCGCCGGGTCCGGCACCCCGCCGCACGGCCTGTACGTCCTCACCCACGCCAAGGGCGGGACGAAGGGCGCCCGCGTCGTCGCGACCCTCGTCGCCCCCGCGGACGCCCTGAGCGTCGGCGGCCTCGCCGTCCGTGACGGGATCGTCACCGCGACCCTCCTCGGCTACTCCTCCCCGGACGTACCCCGCTGCTGCCCCGACAAGCAGGAGACCGTCGAATGGCGGTGGACCGGCGGGACGTTCCTGCGCACCACCGCAACGGACCGCTGAGGGACGGTTACTCGGCGTCCGGGCCGTACACCTCGACCCTGTCCGAAACGCGGCGCACGTGAATGCAGTCGCCCGGGCACTCCTTGGCCGAATCCACCACGTCCTGAAGCAGCGGCAGCGGTACCGGAGTCGTCGCGCCCGGCTCCTGCAGCAGTTCGTCGTCGGGGCTCTTGACATACGCGAGGCCGTCGATGTCAAGCTCGAACACCTCGGGCGCGTACTGCGCGCAGATACCGTCCCCGGTGCAGAGATCCTGGTCGATCCAGACCTCCAGAGCCTCTCCGGCGGCCGTGGTGGGAGCCTCGTGCTGCGCGGTCATATGCCCTGCCGTTTCCTGCGTCGGGTGAAGCGTCGAGAAGTAAGTCCGGCCACCCCTGACGGGTGTTGGCCACTGACGACGATACAACCGGCAGCTTTCCGATGTTGATGGGTGGGTATTCCCTTGACGTGGGGGAGAGCGCAAGGGTGAAGATCGGACACACCTCGAGAGTCTTTGTGATCTAGGGGTTTCAATCACCACCCACGCAGGTAGGGTCTGGAAGCGTCCAGCTCCCCTTGGAGGAGGTGAGGACCGTGGCAGCCCACGACGACGACATCAACCGCGGCATCCGGCCGGGGCGGGGGTCTGATGACCCCGCCGGCCAGGTTGCCTATCTCGAGCAGGAAATCGCCGTCCTGCGACGCAAGCTCGCCGACTCTCCGCGACACACGAGGATT
This genomic window from Streptomyces thermolilacinus SPC6 contains:
- a CDS encoding HAD family hydrolase; this encodes MTSTVPASLTRTADGSALQAVFLDMDGTLVDTEGFWWDVEVAVFRDLGHELDESWRDIVVGGPMTRSAGYLIEATGAAITLPELTTLLNDRFEERIDDGVPLMPGAARLLAELTEHAVPTALVSASHRRIIDRVLASLGADHFTLTVAGDEVPRTKPHPDPYLLAARRVGADPARCAVVEDTATGVAAAEAAGCRVVAVPSLAPIAPADGRVVVGSLEEVDLRFLRALITGMD
- a CDS encoding ABC transporter substrate-binding protein, whose product is MNRKTLALPAIAGLLAPLLAACGSDTSGASGGSDIVVGTTDRFASSAESPAPFDPAYAYDSGVWNVLRQTVQTLTRIPRGGGRPVPDAASQCQFTDRLSQSYRCLLREDLVFSDGKPVTARDVKYSIERVLAIKSDNGASGLLSTIDTIEAKGYHEVVFHLKTPDATFPYKLATPVAGIVSSDKYGATELREGFQVDGSGPYTMRPHVRDGRLVGVAFTRNPRYKGDVKVRNESVELRTFDNADAMAKALKAGDIDMMTRTLEPEQIKEFENDRQEGIKLTEVPGLEIRYLAFNTKAPVVKDKAVRQAIAALVDRDRITSNVYGQTARPLYSLIPSTIVTHSSSFFNKYGEPSREKAAALLREAHIDTPVELTLHYTTDHYGAATAKEFAALRDQLNESGLFDVTVKGSEWSEFRPAQKRGDYAVYGLGWFPDFPDPDNYIAPFLDADNFLNTPYVNEEARERLIPASRREADRAAADPSFQRLQDIVAEDVPFLPLWQGKQYVASRDTLSGVEWALNTSSDLQLWELGRGIA
- a CDS encoding ABC transporter substrate-binding protein; this encodes MKAHNKWLTAPLAAGLAAATLSGCGTDQGSGAGGAGTIVVGMSDEVLATDPATGYDPGSWLLFNNVFQSLLSFPKGATTPQPEAAESCDFEKGASRVYRCTLRDGLKFSNGNPLTSEDVKFSFERALKINDENGPGPLLSTIDKIETPDERTVVFTLKVPDATFPSKIASGAGSIVDHREYRADGLRTDGKAVGSGPYRLESFSDDRAVFSVNPDYKGTAKIKNNGITLKFYKGDRKALAEGLTKGEIDVAYRGLASDDIQKLNDSPTAGQKGIQVIEGSSAEVQHLVFNMKDPVAGKLGVRKAIAHLVDRQALVHDVYESTATPLYSIVPAGILGHNTAFFDRYGDRPQPDLAKKALRDEGIKDPVKITLYSTPSRYGPGTDEQIRAIAKQLNDSGLFQADVKSVEYDQYEKDIEAGKYGVYVKGWVPDYPDPDNFTQPFFGEGNVLGNHYENTKITGQIIPDTAAAADRASAQDDFDRLQNLVAEDIPLLPLWQAKQYAVAHNTITGLEWTLDASTVFRFWEIKKG
- a CDS encoding response regulator codes for the protein MAIRVLLVDDQPLLRTGFRMILEAEQDLAVVGEAGDGLQALDQVRALQPDVVLMDIRMPRMDGVEATRQITGPGRDGPAKVLVLTTFDLDEYVVEALRAGASGFLLKDAPANELVQAIRVVAAGEAMLAPSITRRLLDKYADHLPSGDEPVPDALNTLTDREVEVLKLVARGLSNAEIAADLFVSETTVKTHVGHVLTKLGLRDRVQAAVYAYESGLVRPGAQDR
- a CDS encoding RecB family exonuclease; this encodes MTSSPQPSLSSPRPPVSLSPSRASDFMQCPLLYRFRVIDKLPEKPSPAATRGTLVHAVLERLFDDPAAERTAPKARAMVPGQWSRLLESRPELESLFEDDEDGERLARWLREAEELVERWFTLEDPTRLEPAERELFVETELESGLRLRGVIDRVDVAPSGEVRIVDYKTGKAPRPEYGDSALFQMTFYALVVWRLKGVLPRRLQLVYLGSGDVVTYDPVMADLRRVERKLLALWDAIRKATETGDWRPRPTKLCGWCDHRAFCPEFGGTPPVYPLPVQSTGPGQNGPGPAIS
- a CDS encoding site-2 protease family protein, which gives rise to MNQDDESGESTRPRSEPAGKSPGPAKRRPADGGGLLMGRIFGVPVYVAPSWFLVAALITWVFGGQLDRVLPELGNLRYLVSLFFAVAFYASVLVHELAHTVAALRFKLPVRRIQLQFFGGVSEIEKESETPGREFVLAFVGPLLSLVLAGAFYAGLHAVEPGTVPFVLLAGLTISNLIVAAFNALPGLPLDGGRMLRAVVWKITGKPMSGTIAAAWAGRALAVTVLIGLPLLTQTGALGDGRDLSGMDTVMDALLAAILAAIIWTGAGNSLRMARLRERLPDLRARTLTRRAVPVPPDTPLSEALRRANEAGARAIVVVDGQGEPTALVRETAIVGVPQHRRPWVAVSGLAQDLTDGMRVPADLAGEPLLDKLRETPATEYLVVEDTGEVYGVLSTADVERAFVQAMARPGTTRP
- a CDS encoding tRNA (adenine-N1)-methyltransferase: MSEPTGAARRRGPFKVGDQVQLTDPKGRHYTFTLEAGKNFHTHKGSFPHDELIGAPEGSVVRTTGNVAYLALRPLLPDYVLSMPRGAAVVYPKDAGQILAFADIFPGARVVEAGVGSGSLSSFLLRAIGDSGMLHSYERREDFAEIAKANVERYFGGPHPAWQLTVGDLQDNLSDTDVDRVILDMLAPWECLEAVSKALVPGGILCCYVATTTQLARTVESIREIGCYAEPQPWESMIRNWHVEGLAVRPDHRMIGHTGFLVTARRLADGVEPPMRRRRPAKGAYGDDYEGPNKG
- a CDS encoding ferredoxin, giving the protein MTAQHEAPTTAAGEALEVWIDQDLCTGDGICAQYAPEVFELDIDGLAYVKSPDDELLQEPGATTPVPLPLLQDVVDSAKECPGDCIHVRRVSDRVEVYGPDAE